Proteins found in one Hirundo rustica isolate bHirRus1 chromosome Z, bHirRus1.pri.v3, whole genome shotgun sequence genomic segment:
- the FST gene encoding follistatin, protein MLNQRIQPGMLLILMFLCHFMEDHTVQAGNCWLRQARNGRCQVLYKTDLSKEECCKSGRLTTSWTAEDVNDNTLFKWMIFNGGAPNCIPCKETCENVDCGPGKKCKMNKKNKPRCVCAPDCSNITWKGPVCGLDGKTYRNECALLKARCKEQPELEVQYQGKCKKTCRDVLCPGSSTCVVDQTNNAYCVTCNRICPEPTSPEQYLCGNDGITYASACHLRKATCLLGRSIGLAYEGKCVKAKSCEDIQCSAGKKCLWDFKVGRGRCALCDELCPESKSEEAVCASDNTTYPSECAMKEAACSMGVLLEVKHSGSCNSINEDPEDEEEDEDQDYSFPISSILEW, encoded by the exons ATGTTAAATCAGAGAATCCAGCCGGGCATGCTCTTAatcctgatgtttctgtgccACTTCATGGAAGATCACACAGTGCAGG CTGGGAACTGCTGGCTCCGGCAGGCGCGGAACGGGCGCTGCCAGGTCCTCTACAAAACCGACCTCAGCAAGGAGGAGTGCTGCAAGAGCGGCCGCCTGACCACCTCGTGGACGGCGGAGGACGTCAACGACAACACGCTTTTTAAGTGGATGATTTTTAACGGGGGAGCCCCAAACTGCATCCCGTGCAAAG AAACATGCGAGAATGTGGACTGTGGACCcgggaagaaatgtaaaatgaacAAGAAGAACAAACCTCGGTGTGTTTGTGCTCCGGATTGCTCTAATATCACTTGGAAGGGACCCGTGTGTGGTTTAGATGGGAAAACCTACAGGAACGAGTGCGCCCTTCTCAAAGCCAGATGTAAAGAACAGCCCGAACTTGAAGTCCAGTATCAGGGCAAATGCAAAA AGACCTGCAGGGACGTCTtgtgcccaggcagctccacatGTGTGGTTGACCAAACCAACAATGCCTACTGTGTGACATGTAACCGAATTTGTCCAGAGCCTACCTCCCCGGAACAGTATCTCTGTGGGAATGACGGCATAACTTACGCCAGTGCCTGCCACCTGAGGAAAGCTACCTGCCTCCTGGGAAGATCCATTGGATTAGCCTACGAAGGAAAATGCGTCA aAGCCAAATCCTGTGAAGACATTCAATGCAGTGCTGGGAAGAAATGCTTGTGGGATTTTAAGGTTGGCAGAGGTCGGTGTGCCCTCTGTGATGAGCTATGCCCTGAAAGCAAGTCAGAAGAAGCAGTGTGTGCCAGCGATAACACAACATACCCAAGCGAGTGTGCCATGAAAGAGGCAGCTTGCTCCATGGGTGTGCTTCTAGAAGTTAAGCACTCTGGATCTTGCAACT CAATTAATGAAGACCCAGAggatgaagaggaagatgaagacCAGGACTACAGCTTTCCTATATCTTCCATTCTAGAGTGGTAA